In Sporosarcina psychrophila, a genomic segment contains:
- a CDS encoding YaiI/YqxD family protein — protein sequence MTTILIDADACPVVKETIRIAGTFGFRCILICDTTHEMHRDGAETIIVSKGADAVDFVLVNRVQKDDIVVTQDYGLAAMVLAKKGHPIDQNGRLYTEDNIDQLLYARHTAQKVRMAGGRLRGPKKRSKESDLKFEESLKKLCTELVDK from the coding sequence ATGACGACAATTCTAATCGACGCGGATGCGTGTCCGGTTGTGAAAGAAACGATCCGAATAGCGGGGACCTTCGGATTTCGCTGCATCCTTATCTGCGATACGACCCACGAAATGCATCGAGATGGTGCAGAGACTATTATCGTCTCTAAGGGGGCGGATGCAGTTGATTTTGTACTTGTAAATCGTGTACAGAAAGATGATATTGTCGTTACACAAGATTATGGTTTGGCCGCGATGGTGCTTGCAAAAAAAGGGCATCCAATTGACCAAAACGGGCGACTCTATACGGAAGACAATATTGACCAGCTGTTATATGCTCGCCATACCGCCCAGAAAGTTCGAATGGCTGGCGGACGACTACGCGGCCCAAAAAAGCGTTCAAAAGAGAGTGATTTGAAGTTCGAAGAAAGTTTAAAAAAGTTGTGTACGGAACTTGTAGATAAGTAA
- a CDS encoding M20/M25/M40 family metallo-hydrolase, whose amino-acid sequence MTRKKMLFPFLLLISILMTACSASSSGVEGPEFDKAQTEFIQELSVENIFSSLSELTKNPRVAGTSSEMQAAAFLTAQLKSEGYEVEVQPFDFERYVIPESHGLVVEDFPGPLSPAPFQYSVDGNVDGQLIDAGYGLKKDYKKIDVKGKIALVAVDKTAFYELVLFASEAGAKAILLYFPDELEIDNWTLGREHFKDFIPALALTYDEGTKLVEFLKNGTPVSAAVKIKGARIDKAASQNLIATKHPTSETDDDIILIGAHYDSVDKAPGASDNASGTAVVLELARIFKTVPTNKEIRFLFFGAEEEGLHGSEKYVSTLTKDEIKRSAAMFNLDMVGSADAGDLAIQTIDGSDNVVTKAASKANEALNGDPIETDFGDRSDHTPFHNAGIDAALFIYDPVEEWYHTPEDTIEKLSKARLVNVAKIVGTSIFELTFSGTTKE is encoded by the coding sequence ATGACCCGTAAAAAAATGCTGTTCCCATTCCTATTACTAATTTCTATCCTAATGACAGCTTGTTCAGCTAGTTCATCTGGCGTGGAAGGTCCTGAATTTGATAAAGCACAAACTGAATTTATCCAGGAATTAAGTGTTGAAAATATTTTTTCTTCATTAAGTGAATTAACGAAAAACCCCCGAGTAGCTGGCACAAGTTCGGAAATGCAGGCAGCTGCTTTTTTGACTGCTCAATTGAAGTCGGAAGGATATGAAGTCGAAGTTCAACCATTTGATTTCGAAAGGTACGTCATACCAGAGTCGCATGGCCTAGTTGTCGAAGACTTTCCGGGCCCACTCTCTCCTGCCCCATTTCAATATTCAGTGGACGGTAATGTCGACGGTCAATTGATCGATGCAGGATATGGCTTGAAAAAGGATTACAAAAAAATTGATGTAAAAGGAAAAATTGCGCTTGTCGCTGTTGATAAAACTGCTTTTTATGAACTGGTTTTATTCGCTTCAGAGGCAGGTGCTAAGGCTATTCTTCTCTATTTCCCTGATGAACTGGAAATTGATAACTGGACGCTTGGTAGAGAGCATTTTAAAGACTTCATCCCCGCTCTAGCTCTTACCTATGATGAAGGGACGAAGCTTGTTGAATTTCTGAAAAACGGTACCCCCGTCAGCGCGGCTGTTAAAATTAAAGGAGCCCGTATTGACAAAGCTGCATCACAAAATTTGATTGCCACTAAGCATCCCACTTCCGAAACGGATGATGACATTATACTTATTGGTGCCCATTATGATTCCGTCGACAAAGCACCCGGTGCGAGCGACAATGCAAGCGGTACAGCAGTTGTCCTTGAACTGGCAAGGATTTTCAAAACGGTTCCAACAAATAAAGAAATTCGATTCCTATTTTTTGGTGCTGAAGAAGAAGGATTGCACGGTTCAGAAAAGTATGTAAGTACTTTGACGAAAGATGAAATCAAGCGCTCTGCCGCCATGTTCAATTTGGATATGGTGGGCAGTGCCGACGCTGGAGATTTAGCAATACAAACGATAGATGGTTCAGACAATGTAGTTACAAAAGCCGCAAGTAAAGCGAACGAAGCACTAAATGGTGACCCAATCGAGACCGACTTCGGAGACAGAAGCGATCACACACCTTTTCATAATGCAGGAATCGACGCAGCGTTATTCATTTATGATCCAGTGGAAGAGTGGTATCATACGCCAGAGGACACAATTGAAAAGTTAAGTAAGGCCCGTCTTGTTAACGTCGCCAAAATTGTTGGTACATCGATTTTTGAACTAACCTTTTCAGGTACAACCAAAGAATAA
- a CDS encoding DinB family protein codes for MFKTIEEFLINWGHESESTQKILNTLTDKSLDQEVSAEDRTLGRIAWHIVTTLGEMMSRTGLDFEANPHDAAVPTSAVEIAGAYRSTNEAMVAAIKEQWTDESLAELKEMYGEQWAIGTVLGILTAHQTHHRGQMTVLMRQAGLPVPGVYGPSREEWAAFGGEAPVV; via the coding sequence ATGTTTAAAACAATCGAAGAGTTTCTTATTAACTGGGGCCATGAAAGTGAATCGACACAGAAAATCCTAAACACATTAACTGATAAATCTCTTGATCAAGAAGTGTCAGCCGAAGACCGTACCCTTGGCCGAATCGCATGGCATATCGTTACAACGCTTGGCGAGATGATGTCACGGACAGGCCTTGATTTCGAAGCAAATCCTCACGATGCAGCTGTACCAACATCGGCTGTTGAAATTGCTGGGGCTTACCGTTCAACAAATGAAGCAATGGTTGCGGCAATCAAAGAACAGTGGACTGATGAATCGTTAGCTGAATTAAAAGAGATGTATGGGGAGCAATGGGCGATCGGAACTGTGCTTGGTATATTAACAGCGCACCAAACGCATCACCGCGGTCAAATGACCGTACTCATGAGACAAGCCGGCTTGCCTGTACCGGGCGTCTATGGACCATCCCGCGAAGAGTGGGCAGCATTTGGTGGAGAAGCACCGGTCGTGTAA
- a CDS encoding DUF4097 family beta strand repeat-containing protein, translated as MTENQFIVELETALNQLPAEERNEIIQDIQEYFSNGREDGKTENDIATSLGSPTKIAEELLESSSFVESKAEIVSTNEIITIQDNLFLNVDINVQHGALFVSPSDSSMTTVELIGSNEKLKLTAEVVGDTLFIRLKSLRHWLLMFNFNMKAVTLNVIIPMKLYQSIAMKTDNGRISAEKILCKKVSVNTDNGKIQLKEIAATSLTAETDNGRIEIDKVQIDHLRAKTDNGRIEMRHVDADSIAAESDNGRIELEHVTGSIVGSTDNGRITLQTDSLDRNIDFQTDNGSIVIQSTSKPTNVSIHTKTGHGKVDVFGERNSRTVIGTGEHTIRLKSDNGRITVG; from the coding sequence ATGACTGAAAACCAATTTATAGTTGAACTTGAAACTGCATTGAACCAACTGCCTGCTGAGGAACGGAATGAAATTATTCAAGATATCCAAGAATACTTCTCGAATGGCCGTGAGGATGGAAAAACAGAAAACGACATCGCCACCTCCCTAGGCTCTCCTACGAAAATTGCTGAAGAATTACTTGAGTCGTCTTCATTTGTGGAAAGTAAAGCGGAAATCGTGTCAACGAATGAAATCATTACAATCCAAGATAACCTGTTTTTGAATGTCGATATCAACGTCCAGCATGGCGCACTATTTGTCAGTCCATCTGACAGTTCGATGACGACCGTTGAATTGATTGGTTCTAATGAAAAATTGAAACTAACTGCGGAAGTCGTTGGCGATACATTGTTCATCAGGCTTAAAAGTTTACGCCACTGGTTACTCATGTTCAATTTCAATATGAAAGCGGTGACCCTTAACGTGATTATTCCAATGAAGCTGTATCAATCGATTGCGATGAAGACAGATAATGGACGGATTTCTGCTGAGAAAATACTCTGCAAAAAAGTCAGTGTAAATACCGACAATGGAAAAATCCAATTAAAAGAGATTGCTGCCACTTCGTTGACAGCTGAAACTGATAATGGACGAATTGAAATCGATAAGGTGCAGATCGATCATTTACGAGCGAAAACGGATAACGGGCGAATTGAAATGCGTCATGTCGATGCGGACAGCATTGCAGCTGAGTCTGATAATGGTAGAATCGAGCTCGAACATGTCACGGGTTCCATTGTTGGCAGTACTGATAATGGCCGTATTACACTTCAGACGGACAGCCTTGATCGAAATATTGATTTTCAAACTGATAACGGAAGCATTGTTATTCAATCAACTAGCAAGCCAACAAATGTCTCCATTCATACGAAAACGGGCCATGGTAAAGTCGATGTATTTGGCGAACGCAATTCACGGACGGTCATCGGCACTGGTGAACATACGATTCGTTTGAAGTCGGATAATGGACGGATCACGGTCGGGTGA
- a CDS encoding PadR family transcriptional regulator, with translation MNVQFKKGVLNLCVLVLLDKQDRYGYELVQKISDQISISEGSVYPLLRRLTKEGYFTTYLQESTEGPPRKYYTLTDAGREYLHEQLNEWKSFTDGVNTLIEEGVRND, from the coding sequence GTGAATGTACAATTCAAAAAAGGTGTGTTGAATTTATGCGTGCTTGTTCTTCTTGATAAGCAAGATCGCTATGGCTATGAGCTTGTGCAAAAGATTTCCGATCAGATTTCCATTTCCGAAGGTTCTGTTTATCCCCTGCTACGTCGGTTAACGAAAGAAGGTTATTTCACGACCTATTTGCAGGAATCAACGGAAGGTCCTCCCCGTAAGTACTACACATTGACGGATGCTGGCCGAGAATATCTTCATGAACAGTTAAACGAATGGAAAAGCTTCACGGATGGCGTCAATACATTAATCGAGGAGGGTGTAAGGAATGACTGA
- a CDS encoding DNA alkylation repair protein — MKTVWNHQGIIELFEANRNDELAGPMTAYLKNHFPFLGIKSPRRKELLKEHFAEYALPEPERLFEEVWKLYELPKREYQYAAIALIEKMKKHLTTDDFPALLQLIETKSWWDSVDSIAPHFVGHIVKLDRDYGEKIMLEWSLSDNMWTNRSAILHQLKFKQQTDTELLFQIIKQHSDSKEFFIQKAIGWALREYAKTEPDLVKVFVEDHPLKPLSKREALKHFK, encoded by the coding sequence TTGAAAACAGTATGGAATCATCAAGGAATTATTGAACTATTTGAAGCCAATCGCAATGATGAACTAGCTGGACCGATGACGGCCTATCTGAAAAATCATTTCCCTTTCCTCGGCATCAAAAGTCCTCGACGTAAGGAATTATTGAAAGAGCACTTCGCGGAATATGCGTTGCCTGAACCTGAGCGGCTGTTTGAAGAAGTGTGGAAACTTTATGAACTGCCGAAGCGGGAGTACCAATATGCAGCAATTGCGCTGATTGAAAAAATGAAAAAGCATTTAACGACAGATGATTTTCCTGCTTTACTTCAATTAATTGAAACGAAGTCATGGTGGGATAGCGTGGATTCAATTGCGCCTCATTTTGTAGGTCACATTGTAAAACTTGATCGCGATTATGGTGAAAAAATCATGTTGGAGTGGTCTCTTTCGGACAATATGTGGACAAACCGTTCAGCAATTCTTCATCAATTAAAATTCAAACAACAGACAGATACCGAGCTATTATTCCAGATTATCAAACAGCATTCAGATTCTAAGGAGTTTTTCATCCAAAAAGCGATTGGTTGGGCATTGCGAGAATATGCAAAGACGGAGCCAGATCTTGTGAAAGTATTTGTGGAGGATCATCCATTAAAGCCGCTTAGTAAGCGGGAGGCGTTGAAGCATTTTAAGTGA
- a CDS encoding amino acid permease produces MGKKTSGGKDEAANLAWWQLSLIGVGCIIGTGFFLASSIAIKMTGPSVILAFIMAASATYIVFEALAKMSAKDPQKGSFRTYAKKAYGRWAGFSSGWVYWCSEILIIGSQLTAISILSRFWFPNVKLWIFASIYAVCGLIVLFIGAKAFGKLESVYAVMKIAAIFMFIVIAILALTGTLEGDQKAGIPETVNEFFPNGLIGFWSALLFAFYAHGGIEVMGVMAIHLKNKEDAPKSGKVMLGLLGIIYVTALSLALLLMPYDKFRENKSPFVEALSGVSNIEFFPHVFTAAIIIAGFSTMSASLFSVTTILLTISEDGDAPKIFSKQTKKKFKMPLPAIALTSTGLVLSIVTSLLLPEKVYEYITTAAALMLLYNWLFILVMYHRLIEPTTADKVKRVIGMILVVAAVSGTLFHKTSRPGFFISLVFLAVIGIVVISLRKRWKKEEAQNSA; encoded by the coding sequence ATGGGGAAGAAAACGTCAGGTGGCAAGGACGAGGCAGCGAATCTTGCTTGGTGGCAATTATCCCTAATTGGAGTAGGTTGCATTATAGGTACAGGTTTTTTCCTGGCATCAAGTATTGCAATCAAAATGACAGGTCCATCGGTCATTCTAGCCTTTATAATGGCTGCAAGTGCAACGTATATCGTGTTTGAAGCACTAGCGAAAATGTCTGCAAAGGATCCGCAGAAAGGGTCATTCCGTACCTATGCCAAAAAAGCATATGGACGTTGGGCCGGTTTTAGTAGTGGTTGGGTTTACTGGTGTTCGGAAATATTAATCATTGGCAGTCAGCTTACGGCGATTTCAATCTTGTCTAGATTTTGGTTTCCTAATGTTAAGTTATGGATATTTGCATCGATCTATGCCGTTTGCGGGCTCATTGTTCTTTTTATTGGAGCAAAAGCGTTTGGAAAATTAGAAAGCGTATACGCTGTAATGAAAATCGCCGCTATTTTTATGTTTATTGTGATTGCCATTTTAGCGCTGACAGGGACGCTTGAGGGCGACCAAAAGGCTGGGATTCCAGAAACAGTAAATGAATTCTTTCCAAACGGATTAATCGGGTTTTGGAGCGCTCTTTTATTTGCCTTTTACGCTCATGGAGGAATTGAAGTAATGGGCGTAATGGCTATCCATCTTAAAAATAAGGAGGACGCTCCCAAATCGGGTAAGGTCATGTTAGGGTTGCTTGGAATAATTTATGTTACCGCACTTTCGTTAGCGCTATTACTGATGCCATATGATAAGTTCAGAGAGAACAAAAGCCCTTTTGTTGAGGCTTTATCAGGTGTTAGTAATATCGAGTTTTTCCCGCATGTGTTTACAGCTGCAATTATTATTGCCGGGTTTTCAACGATGTCTGCATCCCTGTTTTCGGTTACCACGATACTTCTGACAATATCTGAAGATGGAGATGCTCCTAAAATATTCAGTAAACAAACGAAAAAGAAATTCAAAATGCCGTTACCTGCTATCGCTTTAACATCAACTGGGCTTGTACTTTCTATAGTTACCTCTTTATTATTGCCTGAAAAAGTGTACGAATATATAACCACTGCTGCGGCACTAATGCTGCTTTATAATTGGCTTTTCATTTTAGTCATGTATCACAGATTAATTGAGCCGACTACTGCGGATAAAGTAAAAAGAGTGATTGGAATGATTCTGGTCGTTGCCGCCGTTAGCGGAACACTCTTTCATAAAACAAGTCGACCAGGCTTTTTTATCAGTTTAGTTTTTCTTGCGGTAATCGGGATTGTAGTCATATCGTTGCGGAAAAGATGGAAGAAAGAAGAAGCTCAAAATAGTGCGTGA
- a CDS encoding LysE family transporter produces MNSIVAYIFLGVSLAAPIGPVNAAQLDTGIKNGFFHAWIFGIGALTADVLYMIMVYFGIGQIIEFPLVKIILWSFGCFVLTYTGIESLLSLHKIELALRFGKKTRLRRSLLSGFFMSLLNPLTILFWLGIYGSVLAETAKNFSGNQIIINSIAIIVGIILWDTIMATISSGARRFLSTNLLKLISIFSSLAMIGFGIYFGIQAYHALF; encoded by the coding sequence ATGAATTCAATAGTTGCCTATATCTTTTTAGGTGTATCCTTGGCTGCTCCAATCGGCCCTGTTAACGCGGCGCAGCTAGACACGGGAATTAAAAACGGATTTTTTCATGCCTGGATTTTTGGTATTGGAGCTTTAACAGCTGATGTCTTGTATATGATTATGGTATATTTCGGGATTGGACAAATTATTGAGTTTCCTCTTGTAAAAATAATTCTTTGGTCGTTTGGTTGTTTTGTTCTTACATATACGGGTATAGAGAGTTTACTTTCGCTACATAAAATTGAGTTAGCTTTGAGATTTGGTAAAAAAACTCGTCTTAGACGTTCCTTATTATCAGGTTTTTTCATGTCACTTTTGAATCCGCTTACTATTCTTTTTTGGCTGGGGATCTATGGTTCAGTTCTTGCGGAAACAGCCAAAAACTTTTCAGGGAATCAAATCATTATCAATAGCATAGCCATCATAGTCGGTATTATTTTATGGGATACTATAATGGCTACTATATCCAGTGGTGCACGCAGATTTTTATCCACCAATCTTTTGAAGCTCATTTCCATTTTTTCGTCCCTAGCCATGATCGGATTTGGGATTTACTTTGGTATTCAAGCCTATCACGCACTATTTTGA
- a CDS encoding MFS transporter, which produces MGKSTVQVSIWCTVSMASIPLIMTLGNSMLIPVLPILEEKVGITSFQSSMIITSYSVAAIFLIPVAGYLSDRFGRKMVILPSLIFALIGGLIAGFASWKMEDPYTMIIVGRILQGIGAAGAMPIILPLVGDLYQDDDEKMSSCLGIIETSNTFGKVLSPILGSVFAAILWFLPFFSISALSLISFALIFFFVKVPKEKDDPVKFKQFLSNTKKVFKVEGKWLYTVFLNGVLVMLILFSMLFFLSENLEKVHDIKGIKKGFVLAIPLLLLCIASFISGRKIKGDLKTIKKVMIMCLIAMSVSVIFVGFTSKKLILLLVVTSIVGIAIGALLPALDAIITENIKKELRGTVSSFYSSARFIGVAAGPPIMSLAMKNFLNVSYITAGVLGFILLFIVFKFIKVEEIEKTNKTA; this is translated from the coding sequence ATGGGAAAAAGTACGGTACAAGTAAGTATATGGTGCACTGTAAGTATGGCTTCAATCCCTCTTATCATGACACTAGGGAATTCCATGCTTATTCCAGTGCTCCCGATACTGGAAGAAAAGGTCGGAATCACATCTTTTCAGTCGAGCATGATCATTACAAGCTATTCAGTCGCGGCTATTTTTCTAATACCAGTAGCCGGCTATTTATCAGACCGTTTTGGTAGGAAAATGGTTATATTACCGAGTTTAATCTTCGCTTTAATCGGGGGTCTGATTGCCGGGTTTGCTTCATGGAAAATGGAGGACCCATACACAATGATTATCGTTGGTAGAATCCTACAGGGAATAGGGGCGGCTGGAGCCATGCCAATTATTTTGCCACTTGTGGGTGACCTTTATCAAGATGATGATGAAAAAATGAGTTCTTGTTTAGGAATTATTGAAACGTCGAACACGTTTGGAAAAGTATTAAGTCCCATCTTAGGTTCAGTATTTGCCGCTATTTTGTGGTTCCTGCCGTTCTTCTCTATTTCAGCGCTTAGTTTAATTTCTTTTGCACTTATTTTTTTCTTTGTTAAAGTCCCCAAAGAAAAAGATGATCCTGTGAAGTTTAAGCAGTTTTTAAGTAACACAAAAAAAGTATTCAAGGTGGAAGGAAAATGGTTGTATACCGTATTCCTTAATGGGGTCCTGGTTATGCTGATATTATTCAGTATGTTATTTTTCCTATCAGAAAACCTTGAAAAAGTTCATGATATAAAGGGCATAAAAAAAGGGTTTGTTTTGGCCATACCGCTTCTGTTACTTTGTATTGCTTCGTTTATTTCCGGTCGAAAAATTAAAGGGGATCTAAAGACGATAAAAAAAGTAATGATTATGTGCTTGATCGCAATGTCCGTCAGCGTCATATTCGTGGGGTTTACAAGTAAAAAACTGATCCTTCTGTTAGTGGTAACGAGTATAGTTGGAATAGCTATTGGTGCATTATTGCCTGCACTCGACGCTATTATTACAGAAAACATAAAAAAAGAGTTAAGGGGCACGGTTTCCTCTTTTTATAGCTCAGCGAGATTTATCGGTGTTGCAGCTGGTCCCCCTATTATGTCACTTGCTATGAAAAACTTTCTCAATGTCAGCTATATTACTGCAGGTGTTTTGGGATTCATCCTATTGTTCATTGTCTTTAAGTTCATCAAAGTCGAGGAAATTGAAAAAACGAATAAAACAGCGTAA
- a CDS encoding LysE family transporter, producing MNSIFTYIFLGISMAAPIGPVKSVLLNTGIKNGFFHAWFFSLGALTTDIMYMFIVYFGVGQFIDSPLMRIILWSFGCFVLLYTGIENLLSLHKIEMNLKSGKRVRLRKSILSGFFMSLLNPLTILFWLGIYGSILANTAGVSTGYQIIINSIAILVGIILVDFIMSFLSSGARKLLSTKLLKIVSLISSIIMIGFGIYFGMQAFQALF from the coding sequence ATGAATTCAATATTCACCTATATCTTTTTAGGCATATCAATGGCTGCACCAATTGGACCGGTTAAGTCCGTCTTATTAAATACGGGTATTAAAAATGGTTTTTTTCATGCCTGGTTTTTTAGTCTTGGTGCTTTGACAACCGACATCATGTATATGTTCATAGTGTATTTTGGCGTTGGTCAATTTATTGATTCGCCTTTAATGAGAATAATTCTTTGGTCTTTTGGCTGTTTTGTACTGTTGTATACGGGTATAGAAAATTTACTATCGCTACATAAAATTGAGATGAATTTGAAATCCGGTAAAAGAGTCCGACTTAGAAAATCAATACTATCTGGATTCTTCATGTCATTGTTGAATCCACTGACCATCCTTTTTTGGCTAGGGATATATGGTTCCATACTCGCGAATACGGCTGGAGTCTCTACAGGATATCAAATTATTATTAATAGTATCGCCATTTTGGTTGGCATTATTTTAGTAGATTTTATTATGTCCTTTTTATCGAGTGGAGCTCGTAAATTATTATCCACCAAGCTTTTGAAAATCGTCTCCCTTATTTCATCCATAATTATGATTGGTTTCGGAATCTACTTCGGCATGCAGGCTTTTCAAGCGTTATTTTAA
- a CDS encoding leucyl aminopeptidase family protein, whose product MSNEVKVIFANNPIVSGNAAIKQFVANQKAGHSSILIGETHYIVVKECKEKDMTLEKVRATAGNIARDVSAQKAETAIVEAQVLSDAYTKLDKGSVLTAFTEGWELGAYQFVTYKSDVTAFQTKLHVVGDEAKPFVEAGKIRAAATAFSRDLMNELSNVLNPETFPEVLKNNFEGTGVEVNVFDKEKLKEMKMNGVLTVARGSIYKPSFVELVYKGDASKPLVALVGKGVTFDTGGISLKGGKDLSDMRIDMGGAAAVSGALTLLAKSNAKVNVVALIPIVENMPDNTSVLPGEVITYKNGLTVQVGNTDAEGRLILADALIRAGEWKADYIVDIATLTGAIVNALGTEIGGVFGDEELSAQMKKIGDQNGDFIWPMPLVEAYDKSLESDYADMNNISSLGGAGSITAGLFLRRFVPKESKWLHVDMAGMMSKNSASGYYAKSATGYGARLLADFTTYVSN is encoded by the coding sequence ATGTCTAATGAAGTAAAAGTTATTTTCGCAAACAATCCAATTGTTTCGGGAAATGCTGCGATCAAACAATTCGTAGCCAATCAAAAGGCGGGGCATAGTTCTATATTAATCGGAGAAACACATTATATTGTGGTAAAAGAGTGTAAAGAAAAAGATATGACACTAGAGAAAGTTCGCGCAACAGCAGGGAATATTGCTCGAGATGTAAGCGCTCAAAAAGCCGAAACAGCAATTGTAGAAGCGCAAGTTCTTTCGGATGCCTATACAAAGTTGGATAAAGGATCTGTGCTGACAGCATTTACAGAAGGATGGGAACTAGGAGCGTACCAGTTTGTTACATATAAATCGGATGTCACAGCATTCCAAACTAAGCTTCATGTAGTTGGAGACGAAGCGAAGCCATTCGTTGAAGCAGGGAAGATTCGTGCGGCAGCAACTGCATTCTCACGCGACTTGATGAATGAACTGTCAAACGTCTTAAATCCAGAAACATTCCCGGAAGTATTGAAGAACAACTTTGAAGGTACTGGCGTTGAAGTGAATGTGTTCGATAAAGAAAAGCTTAAGGAAATGAAGATGAACGGCGTCCTGACAGTCGCGCGTGGCAGTATCTACAAGCCTTCATTCGTTGAACTAGTTTACAAAGGTGACGCATCGAAACCGCTTGTGGCACTCGTCGGTAAAGGCGTGACATTCGATACAGGTGGCATCAGCTTGAAGGGCGGCAAAGACCTAAGTGATATGCGCATAGATATGGGGGGAGCAGCTGCTGTTTCTGGTGCACTCACATTGCTTGCGAAATCGAACGCGAAAGTGAATGTCGTGGCACTTATTCCAATTGTGGAAAACATGCCTGACAACACATCAGTTTTACCAGGAGAAGTTATTACATACAAAAATGGATTGACGGTGCAAGTCGGCAATACCGATGCAGAAGGACGCCTCATTTTAGCAGATGCACTTATTCGTGCAGGCGAATGGAAAGCGGACTACATCGTCGATATCGCAACTCTCACAGGCGCAATCGTCAATGCACTCGGCACTGAAATCGGTGGCGTTTTCGGAGATGAAGAACTTTCTGCCCAAATGAAAAAAATCGGCGATCAAAACGGTGATTTCATCTGGCCGATGCCATTAGTCGAAGCGTATGATAAGTCTTTAGAAAGTGATTATGCGGACATGAACAACATCAGTTCATTAGGCGGGGCAGGATCCATCACGGCAGGCTTATTCCTTCGTCGTTTTGTACCGAAAGAAAGTAAATGGTTACATGTCGATATGGCGGGCATGATGAGTAAAAACAGTGCTTCAGGATACTATGCAAAATCCGCGACAGGCTACGGTGCACGCCTGTTGGCTGACTTTACAACATATGTTTCAAACTAA